The following coding sequences are from one uncultured Bacteroides sp. window:
- the murC gene encoding UDP-N-acetylmuramate--L-alanine ligase → MNTEKIKSVYFVGVGGIGMSALARYFINKGKLVAGYDRTPSELTEQLIKEGAQIHYEENVSLIPQACKDKETTLIVLTPAIPQEHAELQYFRTNGFEIQKRAQVLGSITHSSKGLCVAGTHGKTTTSTMTAHLLEQSHIKCTAFLGGISKNYGTNLLLSQESPYTVIEADEFDRSFHWLSPYMSVITATDPDHLDIYGTEEAYLESFVKYTSLIQPGGCLIIRKGISLKPKIQEGVRLYTYSKEEGDFHAENIRIKDGEIFIDFIAPDTRINNIQLGVPISINIENGVAAMALAHLNGATNEEIKQGMKSFKGVDRRFDFKIKNEKTVFLNDYAHHPSEIKQSVTSIRELYPNKKITAVFQPHLYTRTRDFYKDFAESLSLLDEVILVDIYPARETPIPGISSKLIYDSLRPGITKQMCKKKDILNVLRERKIEVLITLGAGDIDNYVPAIEQMLKDQ, encoded by the coding sequence ATGAATACAGAAAAAATAAAATCAGTATACTTCGTTGGCGTAGGAGGCATTGGAATGAGTGCACTCGCACGATATTTTATAAATAAAGGAAAACTAGTTGCTGGATACGACCGCACACCTAGTGAACTAACAGAACAGTTAATAAAAGAGGGAGCACAGATACATTATGAAGAGAATGTCTCGTTAATCCCCCAAGCCTGCAAAGATAAAGAGACTACGCTAATAGTACTGACCCCCGCCATACCTCAAGAACATGCTGAATTACAATATTTCCGCACAAACGGATTTGAGATACAAAAACGCGCACAAGTATTGGGAAGTATTACTCATTCAAGTAAAGGATTATGTGTAGCAGGAACGCATGGGAAGACCACCACATCGACCATGACTGCCCACTTACTTGAACAGTCGCATATAAAATGCACTGCTTTTTTAGGAGGGATTTCTAAAAATTATGGAACAAACTTATTACTTTCACAAGAAAGCCCTTATACAGTAATCGAAGCAGACGAATTCGATCGTTCTTTTCATTGGCTATCTCCCTACATGTCGGTTATCACAGCCACAGATCCTGACCATTTAGATATCTACGGCACAGAAGAAGCCTATTTGGAAAGTTTTGTAAAATACACATCACTCATTCAGCCCGGTGGTTGCCTTATTATCCGCAAAGGCATTTCATTAAAACCCAAGATACAAGAAGGAGTAAGACTCTATACCTATTCAAAGGAAGAAGGTGATTTTCATGCCGAGAACATTCGTATTAAAGATGGTGAAATTTTTATTGATTTCATTGCTCCGGACACACGTATCAACAACATTCAATTAGGAGTACCTATTAGTATTAACATAGAAAATGGTGTTGCAGCCATGGCACTTGCTCATTTAAATGGAGCTACTAATGAAGAAATAAAGCAAGGAATGAAAAGCTTTAAAGGAGTAGACAGAAGGTTCGATTTTAAAATCAAAAATGAAAAAACAGTCTTTTTGAACGATTATGCGCATCACCCCTCAGAAATCAAACAGAGTGTCACTTCTATTCGAGAATTATACCCAAATAAAAAAATAACAGCTGTTTTTCAACCACATCTTTATACACGAACAAGAGACTTCTACAAGGATTTTGCAGAGAGTCTATCTTTATTAGATGAAGTCATATTAGTAGATATTTATCCTGCTAGAGAGACTCCGATACCTGGTATAAGCAGTAAATTAATTTATGATAGCCTCAGACCAGGTATTACAAAGCAGATGTGCAAGAAAAAAGACATATTAAACGTATTGAGAGAAAGAAAAATTGAGGTTTTGATTACCCTTGGCGCAGGAGATATAGATAATTATGTACCCGCCATTGAACAAATGCTTAAAGATCAATGA
- the rpsT gene encoding 30S ribosomal protein S20, with translation MANHKSSIKRIRQEEKRRLHNRYYGKTMRNAVRKLRSITDKAEAIAMLPGVTKTIDKLAKVNIIHKNKANNLKSKLAIYINKLA, from the coding sequence ATGGCAAATCACAAATCATCAATCAAGAGAATCAGACAAGAGGAGAAAAGAAGACTTCATAACAGATACTATGGTAAAACCATGAGAAATGCTGTTAGAAAACTTCGTTCTATTACTGATAAAGCAGAGGCAATTGCAATGCTCCCAGGTGTCACTAAGACAATAGATAAATTAGCAAAAGTGAATATTATTCACAAAAACAAAGCTAATAATCTAAAATCAAAGCTAGCTATTTATATTAATAAACTAGCTTAA
- the ftsZ gene encoding cell division protein FtsZ codes for MDEIVQFDFPTDSPKIIKVIGVGGGGGNAVNHMYKEGIHDVTFVLCNTDNQALAESPVPIKLQLGRSITQGLGAGNRPDRARDAAEESIEDLKDLLNDGTKMVFITAGMGGGTGTGAAPVIARIAKEMDILTVGIVTIPFIFEGEKKIIQALDGVERIAQHVDALLVINNERLREIYSDLTFMNAFGKADDTLSIAAKSIAEIITMRGTVNLDFADVKTILKDGGVAIMSTGFGEGDSRVTKAIDDSLHSPLLNNNDIFNAKKVMLNVSFCENSELMMEEMNEIHEFMSKFREGVEVIWGVAMDNTLDKKVKITVLATGFGVADVPGMNSVLERRSQEEEELQLQMEEEKEKNKERIRKAYGESANSIGSKNFRKRRHIYLFSSEDLDNEEIISIVENSPTYARDKTTLNEIKAKATAEEIQTTEEAIDNNGIITF; via the coding sequence ATGGACGAGATAGTACAATTCGATTTCCCAACAGATTCACCTAAAATAATAAAGGTCATCGGCGTTGGTGGTGGTGGTGGCAATGCTGTTAATCACATGTATAAAGAAGGCATACACGACGTAACATTCGTATTATGTAATACAGATAACCAGGCTTTGGCAGAATCTCCTGTCCCGATAAAACTACAATTAGGACGTTCTATCACACAAGGATTAGGGGCTGGTAACCGCCCTGATCGTGCACGAGATGCTGCAGAAGAAAGCATTGAGGATCTAAAAGACCTACTCAATGACGGAACAAAAATGGTATTTATCACAGCAGGAATGGGAGGAGGAACCGGAACTGGAGCTGCTCCTGTGATCGCTCGCATAGCCAAAGAAATGGATATCCTCACCGTAGGTATTGTTACCATTCCCTTTATCTTCGAAGGTGAAAAAAAGATTATTCAGGCTTTAGATGGTGTAGAACGTATTGCTCAACACGTTGATGCCCTTCTAGTTATTAATAACGAACGACTTCGAGAAATATATTCCGATCTGACTTTCATGAATGCGTTTGGGAAAGCAGATGATACATTGTCAATCGCTGCCAAAAGCATAGCAGAAATTATCACTATGCGAGGAACGGTTAACCTCGATTTTGCAGATGTAAAAACCATCCTAAAGGATGGAGGAGTGGCAATTATGAGTACAGGCTTTGGCGAAGGTGACAGTAGAGTCACAAAAGCCATAGACGATTCACTGCATTCTCCTCTACTAAATAACAATGATATCTTTAATGCAAAAAAAGTAATGCTTAATGTATCCTTCTGCGAAAACTCAGAACTAATGATGGAAGAAATGAATGAAATCCATGAGTTCATGAGCAAATTCCGGGAAGGAGTAGAAGTTATCTGGGGAGTAGCTATGGACAACACCCTCGACAAAAAAGTAAAAATCACTGTATTGGCCACAGGCTTTGGAGTTGCAGATGTTCCCGGAATGAATAGTGTTTTAGAAAGGCGAAGCCAAGAAGAAGAAGAGCTCCAATTACAAATGGAAGAGGAGAAAGAGAAAAACAAAGAGCGTATCAGAAAAGCATATGGAGAAAGTGCCAATAGTATTGGTAGCAAAAACTTCCGTAAACGACGCCATATTTATCTTTTTTCTTCAGAAGATCTTGACAACGAAGAAATTATCTCAATTGTGGAGAATTCCCCAACATACGCACGTGATAAAACCACACTAAATGAAATTAAAGCTAAAGCTACTGCAGAAGAAATACAAACTACTGAAGAAGCAATAGATAACAACGGAATTATTACATTCTAA
- a CDS encoding GatB/YqeY domain-containing protein produces the protein MDLFEKVSEDIKNAMKAKDKVALETLRNVKKFFIEAKTAPGANDILADADALKIMQKLVKQGKDSADIYVKQGRQDLAEGELAQVKIIEAYLPKQMTSEELEKVLKEIITEVGAKDAKDMGKVMGVASKKLAGLAEGRAISTKVKELLG, from the coding sequence ATGGATTTATTTGAAAAAGTCAGCGAAGACATTAAAAACGCAATGAAAGCAAAAGATAAAGTTGCTCTTGAAACTTTAAGAAACGTAAAGAAGTTCTTCATAGAAGCCAAAACGGCTCCAGGAGCAAATGATATTCTCGCAGACGCAGACGCTCTCAAAATCATGCAAAAGCTTGTAAAACAAGGAAAAGATTCAGCCGACATTTATGTTAAGCAAGGACGTCAGGATTTGGCAGAAGGTGAATTGGCTCAAGTGAAAATCATAGAAGCTTATTTACCTAAGCAGATGACTTCAGAAGAATTAGAAAAAGTTCTAAAAGAAATTATTACAGAAGTTGGCGCTAAAGATGCAAAAGACATGGGAAAGGTTATGGGAGTTGCCTCAAAAAAATTAGCAGGCCTAGCTGAAGGAAGAGCCATTTCAACAAAAGTAAAAGAATTACTAGGCTAA
- a CDS encoding FtsW/RodA/SpoVE family cell cycle protein has protein sequence MDLIRNIFKGDKVIWIIFLCLCLISIIEVFSAASTLTYKSGDHWAPITQHSVILMVGVVVVVLMHNIPYKWFQVFPVFLIPLSLCLLAFVTLMGVITGDRVNGAARWMTFFGIQFQPSEVAKMAVVIAVSFILSKKQDDEGANPKAFKYIMIITGLICLLIAPENLSTALLLFGVVVLMMFIGRVAMKKLAMLFGSLALAGGLLVAIVLITPEKSEIPFLHRLSTWKSRITNFADKEEVPAAKFDIDKDGQIAHARIAIATSNLIGKAPGNSVQRDFLSQAFSDFIFAIIIEELGLIGGVFVVMLYIWLLIRAGRIAKKCERTFPAFLVMGIALMLVSQAVLNMMVAVGLFPVTGQPLPLISKGGTSTLINCAYIGMILSVSRYTARLEEEKAKDENLAIEIDTHSEEAIEPTSELLNSDAEFEE, from the coding sequence ATGGATTTAATAAGGAATATATTTAAAGGGGACAAGGTTATTTGGATCATATTCTTATGTCTTTGCCTTATTTCTATTATTGAAGTATTTAGTGCAGCGAGTACACTTACTTACAAGAGTGGTGACCACTGGGCACCCATCACACAACATTCTGTTATATTAATGGTAGGAGTTGTTGTCGTGGTATTAATGCATAACATTCCATATAAATGGTTTCAAGTATTCCCAGTGTTCCTTATTCCTCTATCTCTTTGCTTACTTGCTTTTGTTACTTTAATGGGCGTAATCACAGGAGACCGAGTGAATGGTGCCGCACGCTGGATGACCTTTTTCGGCATCCAATTTCAACCGTCTGAGGTAGCCAAAATGGCTGTAGTCATAGCCGTTTCTTTTATTTTGTCGAAGAAACAAGATGACGAAGGAGCTAATCCGAAAGCATTCAAATATATTATGATCATTACAGGTCTTATTTGCTTACTCATTGCCCCTGAAAATTTATCAACAGCCCTTTTACTCTTCGGAGTTGTAGTACTGATGATGTTTATTGGAAGAGTAGCCATGAAGAAACTGGCAATGCTTTTCGGGAGCCTTGCTTTAGCAGGAGGACTATTGGTCGCCATTGTTCTCATCACACCCGAAAAGAGCGAAATACCTTTTTTACATCGTCTCAGCACATGGAAAAGTAGGATTACCAACTTTGCAGATAAAGAAGAGGTTCCAGCAGCAAAATTTGATATCGATAAAGACGGACAAATAGCACATGCCCGAATCGCCATTGCAACAAGCAACCTCATAGGAAAAGCACCCGGGAACTCTGTTCAACGGGACTTCCTCAGTCAAGCTTTCTCAGATTTCATTTTCGCCATCATCATAGAAGAATTAGGACTGATTGGAGGAGTCTTTGTAGTAATGCTTTATATTTGGCTACTAATACGAGCGGGACGCATTGCAAAAAAATGCGAGCGGACATTCCCTGCCTTTTTGGTAATGGGTATAGCTTTAATGCTTGTATCACAAGCCGTGCTGAATATGATGGTAGCAGTAGGACTTTTCCCTGTCACCGGTCAGCCTCTACCTCTAATAAGTAAAGGAGGAACCAGCACCCTTATTAATTGTGCTTACATTGGTATGATACTCAGTGTAAGCCGATATACTGCACGTTTAGAAGAAGAAAAAGCGAAAGATGAAAATCTTGCAATAGAGATAGACACTCATAGCGAGGAAGCAATCGAACCGACCTCCGAACTACTGAATAGTGATGCGGAATTTGAAGAATAA
- the ftsA gene encoding cell division protein FtsA has product MSTTDFIAAIELGSSKITGIAGKKNSDGSIQVLAYAKEDSSSFIRKGVIYNLDKTAQGLTSLINTLEGELNASIAKVYVGIGGQSLRTVKNVVSRDLKEETIISQELVDAVCDENLAIPLIDLNILDVAPQEYKVGNNLQADPVGVATNHIEGRFLNIIARSAIKKNLEHCFEQSKIEIADTFISPIVTANVVLTEGERRSGCALVDFGADTTTISIYKNNILRFLTVIPLGGNLITRDITSLQLEEEDAETLKIQYGNALYEAEEEEKTIIQTEDESRTIELQELNNIIEARTEEIIANVWNQIQLSGYDDKLLSGIVMTGGAANLNNLDAVLRKRTGIDKIKTAKFIRNAVHAENDILKKDGTQNTLLGILFAGEDNCCLQENTANQKTNASATNSANPIKDFFEEDEELKKQEEEAKAAKKKREEEERIRKAEEKKLKEAAKKSKPSWISRTIDKLSNEIFSDEDMK; this is encoded by the coding sequence GTGTCAACAACAGATTTTATTGCCGCTATCGAACTCGGTTCATCAAAAATAACCGGCATAGCCGGCAAAAAGAATAGTGACGGAAGCATTCAAGTTTTAGCTTACGCCAAAGAGGATTCTTCTTCTTTTATAAGGAAAGGAGTTATTTACAATTTAGACAAGACCGCTCAGGGATTAACCTCTCTCATCAACACCTTAGAAGGCGAACTTAATGCCTCCATCGCTAAAGTCTATGTAGGAATTGGAGGACAATCTCTACGAACAGTGAAAAATGTAGTTAGCAGAGATTTAAAAGAAGAGACAATAATTTCTCAGGAACTCGTTGATGCTGTCTGTGATGAAAACTTGGCAATACCTTTAATTGACCTCAATATTCTAGACGTTGCACCACAAGAATACAAAGTTGGTAATAATCTACAAGCAGACCCTGTAGGAGTTGCTACAAACCATATAGAAGGACGTTTTCTAAATATCATAGCTCGTTCTGCTATAAAGAAAAACTTAGAGCACTGCTTCGAACAAAGTAAAATAGAAATAGCTGACACATTTATCTCCCCCATAGTTACAGCTAATGTAGTATTAACAGAAGGTGAAAGACGATCAGGATGTGCATTAGTTGACTTCGGCGCTGATACGACTACTATCTCTATTTACAAGAACAATATTCTACGTTTTCTCACAGTAATCCCATTAGGAGGAAATTTAATCACACGGGATATAACCTCACTTCAACTAGAAGAAGAAGATGCTGAAACATTAAAGATTCAATACGGAAATGCCTTATATGAAGCAGAGGAAGAAGAGAAAACCATAATCCAGACCGAGGATGAAAGTAGAACAATAGAGTTGCAAGAGCTCAACAATATTATCGAAGCACGTACAGAAGAGATTATAGCAAATGTATGGAATCAAATTCAACTTTCAGGATACGACGACAAATTGCTCTCAGGTATTGTCATGACAGGAGGAGCTGCCAACTTGAATAATTTAGACGCAGTACTTCGAAAAAGAACTGGCATAGATAAAATCAAAACAGCAAAGTTCATAAGAAATGCAGTACATGCTGAAAATGATATATTAAAAAAAGACGGTACACAAAACACCCTCTTAGGGATATTATTTGCAGGAGAAGACAATTGTTGTCTACAAGAAAATACAGCTAATCAGAAAACAAACGCTTCTGCAACAAACTCGGCTAATCCTATAAAAGATTTCTTTGAAGAGGATGAAGAATTAAAGAAACAAGAAGAGGAGGCCAAAGCCGCAAAGAAAAAAAGAGAAGAAGAAGAAAGAATAAGAAAAGCTGAAGAGAAAAAGTTAAAAGAGGCAGCAAAAAAAAGCAAGCCAAGCTGGATATCGAGAACAATCGACAAGCTTTCTAATGAGATTTTCTCTGATGAAGATATGAAATAA
- a CDS encoding cell division protein FtsQ/DivIB, which yields MIKKILLLFALLLIIAYLAVAITALNKEPLNAVCNDIELIIKDTTNENFITKQEIGALLKSKGLYPVQEKMERIKTKKLEKELAKHPLIEKAECYKTPSNKLCIEITQRVPILKVMSNNGDEYYLDNKGRIIPPGAKCIAHLAVVTGNVEKSFAMRYLHKFGVFLHQNKFWNAQIEQINVLPEKDIELVPRVGNHTIYLGKIDNFEEKLSRLKVFYKKALNQVGWNKYSRINLEFNNQIICTKNKKTLHSQ from the coding sequence ATGATAAAGAAAATTCTTCTGTTATTTGCGCTATTGCTCATTATAGCCTATCTTGCTGTAGCAATTACTGCTCTCAACAAGGAGCCGCTTAATGCGGTCTGCAATGACATAGAATTAATTATAAAAGATACCACAAATGAAAATTTTATAACCAAACAAGAAATAGGTGCTTTATTAAAAAGCAAAGGGCTCTATCCCGTACAAGAGAAAATGGAGCGTATAAAAACTAAAAAGTTGGAAAAAGAATTAGCCAAACATCCTCTTATAGAGAAAGCAGAATGTTATAAAACACCTAGCAACAAACTATGCATAGAAATAACACAGCGAGTTCCGATACTGAAAGTTATGAGTAACAACGGTGACGAGTACTATCTTGACAATAAAGGAAGAATTATTCCTCCCGGAGCTAAGTGTATCGCACACCTAGCAGTTGTAACCGGAAATGTAGAAAAGTCATTCGCTATGAGGTATTTACATAAGTTTGGTGTATTTTTGCATCAAAATAAATTCTGGAATGCACAGATAGAACAAATTAACGTATTGCCAGAAAAAGACATAGAATTAGTGCCTCGTGTAGGCAATCATACGATATATCTTGGAAAAATTGATAACTTTGAAGAAAAGTTATCAAGATTAAAAGTGTTTTATAAAAAAGCACTGAACCAAGTGGGATGGAATAAATATTCACGTATTAATTTGGAGTTCAACAACCAAATCATTTGTACAAAGAACAAAAAAACACTCCATTCTCAATAA
- the murD gene encoding UDP-N-acetylmuramoyl-L-alanine--D-glutamate ligase, which translates to MKRIVILGAGESGAGAAVLAKVKGFDVFVSDTSLIKKHYKELLDKYQILWEEGGHTEEHILNAEEVIKSPGIPNEAPIILKLKELATPIISEIEFAGRYTKAKMICITGSNGKTTTTSLIYHIFKSSGLSVGLAGNIGKSLALQVATENHDYYIIELSSFQLDNMYNFKADIAVLMNITPDHLDRYDHNMQSYINAKFRIAQNQTSEDAFIFWNDDPIIKQELNKHGIHAQLYPFSAIKEETAVAYVENNKVVITKPIDFNMEQEQLALTGTHNLYNSLAAGISANLAGIAKENIRQALSDFKGVEHRLEKVARVRGIDFINDSKATNVNSCWYALQSMTTKTILILGGKDKGNDYTEIKKFVEEKCSGLIYLGLDNEKLHTFFDRMKLPVADVQSMEDAVNAAYKMAQKGETVLLSPCCASFDLFKSYEDRGEQFKRYVLDL; encoded by the coding sequence ATGAAAAGAATTGTAATATTAGGAGCTGGTGAGAGCGGAGCAGGAGCTGCTGTTCTAGCAAAGGTAAAAGGATTCGATGTTTTTGTCTCGGATACTTCTCTCATCAAGAAACACTACAAAGAATTGCTCGACAAATATCAAATTCTTTGGGAAGAAGGAGGACATACAGAAGAACATATTTTAAATGCCGAGGAAGTTATAAAAAGCCCGGGCATCCCAAACGAGGCTCCCATCATTCTTAAATTAAAAGAATTAGCGACTCCTATCATTTCTGAGATAGAATTTGCGGGGCGATATACAAAAGCTAAAATGATCTGTATAACCGGAAGTAATGGAAAAACCACTACTACAAGCCTCATTTATCATATATTCAAAAGTTCGGGACTAAGTGTCGGATTAGCGGGAAATATTGGAAAAAGTTTAGCTCTACAAGTCGCTACAGAAAACCATGATTATTATATTATAGAGTTAAGCAGTTTCCAACTCGATAATATGTACAACTTCAAAGCGGATATTGCTGTTTTGATGAATATTACCCCCGATCATTTGGACCGCTACGACCACAACATGCAAAGCTATATCAACGCAAAATTCCGTATTGCTCAAAACCAAACTTCGGAAGATGCGTTTATCTTTTGGAATGATGACCCTATCATAAAGCAAGAATTGAATAAGCACGGAATTCATGCACAATTATATCCTTTTTCTGCCATTAAAGAAGAGACAGCGGTAGCTTACGTAGAAAATAATAAAGTAGTTATCACAAAGCCTATTGATTTCAATATGGAGCAAGAGCAACTAGCTCTAACAGGTACACACAATCTATACAATTCTTTAGCCGCAGGTATCTCTGCTAATCTTGCAGGAATAGCGAAAGAAAACATTAGACAGGCACTTTCAGACTTTAAAGGAGTAGAACACAGACTCGAAAAAGTGGCACGGGTAAGAGGCATCGATTTTATCAATGATTCCAAAGCCACAAACGTAAATTCATGTTGGTACGCTTTGCAAAGCATGACCACCAAGACAATACTGATACTAGGAGGGAAAGATAAAGGTAACGACTATACAGAGATTAAAAAGTTTGTTGAAGAAAAATGTAGCGGACTCATATATTTGGGACTAGATAATGAAAAATTACATACTTTCTTCGATAGAATGAAATTGCCCGTTGCCGATGTACAAAGCATGGAAGATGCTGTGAATGCCGCCTATAAAATGGCCCAAAAAGGAGAAACAGTATTACTGTCACCTTGCTGTGCTAGTTTCGATCTTTTTAAAAGCTACGAAGATCGAGGAGAACAATTCAAAAGATACGTCCTCGACCTATGA
- the murG gene encoding undecaprenyldiphospho-muramoylpentapeptide beta-N-acetylglucosaminyltransferase yields MKKEIRIIISGGGTGGHIFPAVSIANAIKEQHPEAKILFVGAEGRMEMQRVPDAGYDIIGLPVAGFDRKHLIKNIAVILKLIKSQWKARNIIKSFKPDVAVGVGGYASGPTLKMAGMMGVPTLIQEQNSYAGVTNKLLAKRACKICVAYDGMERFFPADKILMTGNPVRQTLFNEAVNREEALKTFGFQADKKTILILGGSLGARTINQSIINHLTDIQESDVQFIWQTGKIYFEQAQEALNRTEKINNLYTTDFIKDMANAYAAADLVISRAGAGSISEFCLLKKPVILVPSPNVAEDHQTKNAMALVNKKAAIYVKDANANSELINKALSTIHSEKQLENLSENIEKLALADSANIIAQEVYKLAISKK; encoded by the coding sequence ATGAAAAAAGAAATAAGGATTATCATCAGCGGAGGAGGAACGGGAGGTCATATTTTCCCGGCAGTATCTATCGCAAACGCCATAAAAGAACAACATCCCGAAGCCAAAATTCTTTTCGTTGGTGCCGAAGGAAGAATGGAAATGCAGCGTGTACCCGACGCCGGTTATGACATAATAGGACTTCCCGTGGCCGGTTTCGACAGAAAGCATCTAATAAAAAACATTGCTGTTATACTGAAATTAATAAAAAGTCAATGGAAAGCGAGAAACATCATAAAATCATTCAAGCCGGATGTAGCAGTTGGTGTTGGTGGATATGCAAGTGGCCCGACTCTTAAAATGGCAGGAATGATGGGGGTGCCTACCCTTATACAAGAACAAAATTCTTATGCAGGTGTAACAAACAAATTATTAGCAAAGCGTGCCTGCAAGATCTGCGTTGCCTATGACGGAATGGAAAGGTTCTTCCCTGCCGATAAAATTCTCATGACAGGCAATCCTGTACGCCAAACACTATTCAACGAAGCAGTTAATCGTGAAGAAGCACTCAAAACGTTTGGCTTTCAAGCAGATAAAAAAACGATCCTTATTTTAGGAGGTAGCCTAGGTGCCCGCACTATCAATCAATCCATCATAAATCATCTCACAGATATTCAAGAATCCGATGTACAATTTATCTGGCAGACTGGAAAAATTTATTTTGAACAAGCTCAAGAAGCTTTAAATCGAACAGAAAAAATAAACAATTTATATACAACTGATTTCATCAAAGATATGGCAAATGCTTATGCTGCCGCCGACTTAGTTATCTCACGTGCAGGCGCAGGCTCCATCTCTGAATTCTGCTTACTGAAAAAACCGGTAATATTAGTCCCCTCTCCCAATGTAGCAGAAGACCATCAGACAAAAAATGCAATGGCACTTGTTAATAAAAAAGCCGCCATTTATGTAAAAGATGCAAATGCCAATTCCGAACTCATAAATAAAGCATTAAGTACAATTCACTCCGAAAAGCAATTAGAAAATTTGAGCGAGAACATAGAGAAACTGGCATTAGCAGATTCAGCAAATATTATAGCACAAGAAGTATATAAGCTAGCGATAAGCAAAAAATAA
- the recO gene encoding DNA repair protein RecO produces the protein MLQKTVGIVLHVLKYNDTSNIVEVYTEQLGRASFLISVSRAKKSSVKASLFQPLAIVEFEFDNRPSLSLHRIKEARTYLPFVSIPYDPYKSAIALFLAEFLYRSIREEIENHSLFAYLCYSISWLDEQKEAFANFHLVFLMRLSRFLGLYPNLEGYEEGDYFDMQNACFVHTQPQQHSFYIEPSDSLRLAKLMRMNYETMHLFSMNRAERTRCLVVINEYYRLHLPDFPVLKSLSILQELFN, from the coding sequence ATGCTACAAAAAACGGTTGGAATTGTTCTCCATGTTCTTAAGTATAATGATACGTCGAATATAGTCGAGGTATATACGGAGCAATTAGGGCGTGCTTCATTCCTTATATCAGTATCCCGAGCAAAAAAATCGAGTGTAAAAGCCTCTTTATTTCAGCCGCTTGCTATTGTGGAGTTTGAATTTGATAATCGTCCTTCACTATCGCTACATCGTATTAAAGAGGCTAGAACGTATCTACCTTTTGTTTCTATTCCTTATGATCCTTATAAATCGGCTATTGCTTTATTTCTTGCAGAGTTTTTATATCGATCTATTCGGGAAGAGATAGAGAATCATTCTTTATTTGCTTATTTATGTTATTCTATATCATGGCTTGATGAGCAAAAAGAAGCTTTTGCTAATTTTCATTTGGTGTTTCTTATGCGTTTGTCCCGTTTTTTAGGTTTGTATCCTAACTTAGAGGGATATGAAGAGGGAGATTATTTTGATATGCAGAATGCTTGTTTTGTACATACACAACCACAGCAACATTCTTTTTATATTGAGCCTTCCGATTCTCTTCGACTGGCAAAATTAATGCGTATGAATTATGAGACGATGCATCTTTTTAGCATGAATAGAGCAGAAAGAACGAGATGTTTAGTCGTGATCAATGAATATTATCGTCTTCATCTACCGGATTTCCCGGTTTTGAAATCCTTATCAATATTGCAAGAACTATTTAATTAG